The following coding sequences lie in one Euhalothece natronophila Z-M001 genomic window:
- a CDS encoding SDR family oxidoreductase, with protein MNSLENKVVLITGASSGIGEACARIFAQGGAKLILNARRQDSLEKLAKELNEKYGSECQLLPFDVRDRSSVELNVRSLPASWSNIEVLINNAGLSRGLDPLQDGKIEDWEEMIDTNIKGLLYMTRHITPKMIEQGSGHVINIGSIAGHDTYPKGNVYCATKAAVRTLSEGLKQDLLGTPVRVSCIDPGLVQTEFSLVRFRGEQEKAEKTYQGLTPLSPEDVADVIYFCATRPPHVNISEMLVIPTDQSGSTMVHRNSES; from the coding sequence ATGAATTCTCTAGAAAATAAGGTGGTTTTAATTACAGGCGCTAGTAGTGGAATTGGGGAAGCTTGTGCCAGAATATTTGCTCAAGGAGGGGCAAAGTTAATTTTAAATGCTCGCCGTCAAGATTCATTAGAAAAATTAGCCAAGGAACTCAATGAAAAGTATGGTAGTGAGTGCCAATTACTCCCCTTTGATGTGCGAGATCGATCATCTGTGGAATTAAATGTTCGTTCCCTTCCTGCTAGCTGGTCAAACATTGAAGTGTTAATCAATAACGCAGGGTTAAGTCGTGGCTTAGATCCCCTACAAGACGGGAAAATTGAAGACTGGGAGGAAATGATCGATACCAATATTAAAGGGTTACTCTATATGACCCGACACATTACTCCCAAAATGATAGAACAAGGAAGCGGTCATGTGATTAATATCGGATCAATCGCTGGACATGACACTTATCCAAAAGGGAATGTTTATTGCGCCACGAAAGCTGCGGTACGTACCCTATCAGAAGGATTAAAACAAGATTTATTAGGAACACCTGTGCGAGTAAGTTGTATTGATCCAGGGTTGGTGCAAACTGAATTTAGTTTAGTGCGGTTTCGGGGAGAACAAGAAAAAGCTGAGAAAACTTATCAAGGCTTAACCCCCCTTTCCCCTGAAGATGTGGCTGATGTCATTTATTTTTGCGCCACCCGTCCCCCACACGTTAACATTAGTGAAATGCTGGTTATCCCAACTGATCAAAGTGGTTCTACCATGGTTCATCGCAACAGTGAATCATAA
- the pedR gene encoding photosynthetic electron transport-dependent transcriptional regulator PedR: protein MTDSKLNSPIAISGREMEIIELVAAGLTNQEIAQKLEISKRTVDNHISNILTKTSTDNRVSLVRWALQWGKVCLDDVNCCALPSIQKTETPKMTSQLQE, encoded by the coding sequence ATGACAGATAGCAAATTAAATAGCCCCATTGCCATTTCTGGACGAGAAATGGAAATTATTGAATTAGTGGCGGCAGGTTTAACCAATCAAGAAATTGCCCAAAAACTTGAAATTAGCAAGCGAACCGTAGATAATCATATCAGCAATATCTTAACCAAAACTTCCACTGATAACCGAGTTTCACTAGTGCGTTGGGCATTACAATGGGGAAAAGTCTGCTTAGATGATGTTAACTGTTGCGCCTTACCCTCAATTCAAAAAACGGAAACTCCTAAAATGACTTCACAATTGCAGGAGTAA
- a CDS encoding YbjN domain-containing protein: MATKKSQGKEQLLSIEDNNDSLIEDEATASHIEVIETIISSLDQNDTAMVSRNESGGRIWKFQYGTVEVFVQLTGEEDDDTLAVWASVLKLPAKDESRLMRKLLEMNWSDTYEASFAVYNDQVVVLTHRTVADLYPGEISRAITLVASIADDNDEALQEEFGQS, from the coding sequence ATGGCTACCAAAAAATCACAAGGAAAGGAACAATTACTCAGTATAGAAGACAATAATGACTCTTTAATAGAAGATGAAGCTACCGCTTCTCATATTGAAGTTATTGAAACGATTATCTCTAGTCTTGATCAAAATGACACAGCGATGGTAAGCCGCAATGAAAGCGGTGGTCGCATCTGGAAATTTCAGTATGGCACAGTAGAAGTATTCGTTCAACTGACAGGGGAAGAAGACGATGATACCCTAGCGGTGTGGGCTTCAGTGCTAAAACTTCCAGCCAAGGATGAATCTAGATTAATGCGGAAGTTGTTAGAAATGAATTGGTCAGATACCTATGAGGCTTCCTTTGCGGTTTATAATGATCAGGTAGTGGTTTTAACCCATCGCACTGTTGCTGATCTCTATCCTGGGGAAATTTCTCGGGCAATTACCCTAGTTGCTTCCATCGCGGATGATAACGACGAAGCCTTACAAGAAGAATTTGGACAATCCTAA
- a CDS encoding glycosyltransferase family 4 protein, with translation MNTNNRQQIALISVHGDPAVDIGGEEAGGQNVYVRQVGEALAQLGWEVDMFTRKTDVNQPNIVQHQDHCRTIRISAGPETFIPRQEIFEHCDRVVEGIIKFARQEGREYSLLHTNYWLSAWVGLELQRRLSLPIVHTYHSLGAVKYKSVQEPPQTATRRLEIEKAILENANCIVATSPQEEENLRSLVSSRGNIEIIPCGTNINHFGSISYQQAREKLGFSPKENIIFYIGRFDPRKGIETLVRAVANSKLRGQEPLRLIIGGAYRPGQSDGEEKERISKIVEELGLSDITEFPGRIADENLPTYFAAADVCVVPSHYEPFGLVPIEAMASGTPVVGSAVGGLNFTVVSEETGLLVPPKDNAAFTEAIDRILSDPQWRNQLGENARKRMEEKFSWEGVTSQLSDLYSRIINQRV, from the coding sequence ATGAACACCAACAATCGTCAACAAATTGCCTTAATTTCGGTTCATGGAGACCCCGCAGTGGATATTGGGGGAGAAGAAGCGGGTGGGCAAAATGTTTATGTACGACAAGTAGGAGAAGCCCTCGCCCAATTAGGGTGGGAGGTGGATATGTTTACTCGTAAAACCGATGTTAATCAACCGAATATTGTTCAACACCAAGATCATTGTCGTACCATTCGCATTAGTGCCGGACCTGAAACTTTTATTCCCCGACAAGAAATTTTTGAACACTGCGATCGCGTGGTAGAAGGAATCATTAAATTTGCCCGTCAAGAAGGACGAGAATATTCCCTTCTCCATACGAATTACTGGCTATCAGCCTGGGTCGGGTTAGAATTACAGCGCAGACTTTCTCTTCCCATTGTCCATACTTACCACTCTCTCGGGGCAGTGAAATATAAATCTGTGCAAGAACCCCCACAAACAGCAACTAGACGGTTAGAAATTGAAAAAGCCATTTTAGAAAATGCCAACTGTATTGTTGCCACCAGTCCCCAAGAAGAAGAAAATCTGCGATCGCTGGTTTCCTCTCGCGGTAACATTGAAATCATCCCCTGTGGCACAAATATCAATCACTTTGGTTCAATTTCTTACCAACAAGCCAGAGAAAAACTAGGCTTTTCCCCAAAAGAAAACATCATCTTTTATATCGGTCGTTTTGATCCACGTAAAGGTATTGAAACCCTAGTTCGCGCCGTTGCCAACTCCAAACTACGAGGACAAGAACCCCTACGCTTAATTATCGGCGGAGCCTATCGTCCCGGTCAAAGTGACGGTGAAGAAAAAGAACGCATCAGCAAAATTGTCGAAGAATTAGGACTTAGTGACATAACAGAATTTCCAGGGCGAATTGCTGACGAAAACCTCCCCACCTACTTTGCCGCCGCTGATGTTTGTGTTGTTCCCAGCCATTATGAACCCTTTGGCTTAGTTCCGATTGAAGCCATGGCAAGTGGAACTCCTGTTGTTGGCAGTGCAGTGGGTGGACTCAACTTTACCGTTGTCTCAGAAGAAACAGGCTTATTAGTTCCCCCCAAAGATAACGCCGCCTTCACCGAAGCCATTGATCGCATTTTAAGTGATCCCCAATGGCGCAACCAACTCGGAGAAAACGCTCGAAAACGCATGGAAGAAAAATTTAGTTGGGAAGGGGTAACCTCACAACTCAGTGACTTATATTCCCGCATTATTAATCAACGAGTTTGA
- a CDS encoding pyridoxal phosphate-dependent aminotransferase, translating into MGRFRDVPLASRVGEVSPSLTLEIAAKAKAMKADGLDVCSFSAGEPDFDTPSHVVEAAKRALDDGKTRYGSAAGEAELRSAIAQKLNLDNNLPYNPENVIVTNGGKYSLFNLMQVLINPGDEVIIPSPYWLSYPEMVKLAGGVPVIVPTTSAQQYKITASQLQDAITPQSKLFILNSPTNPTGTVYSQEELEALATVIVNNDLLVVSDEIYEKILYDDAEHISIGSLNPEIFARTLVSSGFAKTYAMTGWRVGYLAGSEKIIKAMTSIQSHSTSNVCTFAQYGAIAALKNPLSEKAISEMREAFTERRKVMLEVLSTVPQLSCSKPYGAFYLFLDISQTGKTSLEFANQLLEEQQVATVPGIAFGNDACIRLSYATDMNTIKNGLERLTKFVQGI; encoded by the coding sequence GTGGGCAGATTCCGTGATGTCCCGTTAGCCAGCCGTGTCGGAGAAGTTAGCCCTTCTTTGACCCTAGAAATTGCCGCTAAAGCGAAAGCCATGAAAGCCGACGGGTTAGATGTTTGTAGTTTTAGTGCTGGAGAACCCGATTTTGATACGCCTTCTCATGTGGTTGAAGCCGCTAAGCGAGCTTTAGATGATGGCAAGACACGGTATGGGTCAGCTGCTGGGGAAGCGGAACTACGAAGCGCGATCGCGCAAAAATTAAACTTAGACAATAATTTACCCTATAACCCTGAAAATGTCATTGTCACCAATGGGGGCAAATATTCCCTTTTTAATTTAATGCAAGTTCTCATTAACCCCGGTGATGAGGTAATTATTCCCTCTCCTTATTGGTTAAGCTATCCTGAAATGGTCAAACTGGCTGGGGGAGTTCCTGTTATTGTTCCCACAACCAGCGCTCAACAATATAAAATTACCGCCTCTCAACTCCAAGATGCGATTACCCCGCAAAGCAAACTATTTATTCTCAACTCTCCTACCAATCCCACAGGAACGGTTTATTCTCAAGAGGAATTAGAGGCGTTAGCCACAGTGATTGTGAATAATGATCTGTTAGTCGTCTCTGATGAGATTTACGAGAAAATTCTTTATGATGATGCCGAACATATTAGTATTGGCAGCTTAAATCCAGAAATTTTTGCTCGTACTTTAGTGAGTAGTGGCTTTGCAAAAACTTATGCCATGACTGGTTGGCGCGTGGGATATTTAGCAGGGAGCGAAAAAATTATTAAAGCCATGACCAGCATTCAGAGTCATAGCACCTCGAATGTTTGTACATTTGCCCAATACGGCGCGATCGCGGCTTTAAAAAATCCCCTCTCGGAAAAAGCTATCTCCGAAATGCGAGAAGCCTTTACCGAACGTCGAAAAGTGATGTTAGAAGTTCTTTCTACAGTTCCTCAATTAAGTTGTTCCAAACCTTACGGGGCCTTCTATCTGTTCTTAGATATTAGTCAAACTGGGAAAACTTCCTTAGAGTTTGCTAATCAACTATTAGAAGAACAACAAGTGGCAACTGTACCCGGGATTGCTTTTGGCAATGATGCTTGTATTCGTTTATCTTACGCCACAGACATGAATACCATTAAAAATGGCTTGGAACGTCTAACCAAATTTGTACAGGGGATTTAG
- a CDS encoding LmeA family phospholipid-binding protein, whose product MLFSLATQHLGEQTLNKIATFALSTQLDESERLDVNVKTDPGLLAQGKLTSLTIDGDGLVMQKDLRMQKLLINLQNIAVSPMKALTGNIELTETSTGEANILLSDADINRAFNSDTLRDQMESLKIQVENEQVTLDVLAVECHFLKQGTVSIDARIKIQETGETQKVYFTTIPRISDGGRGVTLDSVSYAEGKELSPELTEALLEKARNILNLNNFEMEGISLSINQIQVKEGELNLCAIAQITKFPQPES is encoded by the coding sequence ATGCTGTTTTCACTAGCAACTCAACACTTAGGTGAACAAACCCTGAATAAAATTGCCACCTTTGCACTGTCCACTCAGTTAGATGAGTCAGAGCGATTGGATGTTAATGTTAAAACAGATCCAGGGTTACTAGCGCAAGGAAAACTTACTTCTTTAACGATTGATGGCGATGGGCTAGTAATGCAAAAGGATTTACGGATGCAGAAGCTATTAATTAACCTTCAAAATATTGCCGTAAGTCCAATGAAGGCGTTAACTGGTAACATTGAATTAACTGAAACCAGTACAGGAGAGGCAAATATTCTCCTAAGTGATGCCGATATTAACCGTGCTTTTAATTCTGACACGCTCCGTGATCAGATGGAGAGTTTAAAAATACAGGTGGAAAATGAACAGGTAACTTTAGATGTTCTCGCCGTAGAGTGTCATTTTCTAAAACAGGGAACAGTTAGCATTGATGCGAGAATTAAAATTCAAGAAACTGGAGAAACGCAAAAAGTTTACTTTACTACCATTCCTCGCATTAGTGACGGAGGAAGAGGCGTAACTTTAGATTCGGTTAGTTACGCTGAAGGAAAAGAACTATCTCCTGAGTTAACGGAAGCCTTGCTAGAAAAAGCTAGAAATATTCTGAATTTAAATAACTTTGAAATGGAAGGAATTTCTTTATCCATTAATCAAATACAGGTGAAAGAAGGGGAATTAAACCTGTGCGCGATCGCGCAAATTACAAAATTTCCTCAACCGGAGTCATGA
- a CDS encoding GNAT family N-acetyltransferase, whose amino-acid sequence MTNSNIQFCYDPEKINITTLQNLLNLCAFWAEGRSKEGLEIAIANSNPVITVWDGEHLIGFSRATTDCVYRATIWDVVIHPEYRGIGLGSKLVETMLAHPRLNQVERVYLMTTYQQKFYKEIGFQENHTTTMVIYNNDFPQHKISSQQVEEMVEVPFSSSKIND is encoded by the coding sequence ATGACCAATAGCAATATTCAATTTTGTTATGATCCTGAAAAAATAAATATTACCACCTTGCAAAATCTTCTTAATCTCTGTGCATTTTGGGCAGAAGGGCGAAGTAAAGAAGGATTAGAAATCGCAATTGCTAATAGTAACCCTGTTATTACTGTATGGGATGGTGAGCATTTAATTGGGTTTTCACGAGCAACAACGGATTGTGTTTATCGGGCTACAATTTGGGATGTGGTGATTCACCCTGAATATCGAGGGATTGGTTTAGGAAGTAAATTAGTAGAAACGATGCTAGCTCATCCTCGTTTAAATCAAGTGGAAAGAGTTTATTTAATGACCACTTATCAACAAAAGTTTTATAAAGAAATTGGATTTCAAGAAAATCACACTACGACTATGGTAATTTATAATAATGATTTTCCTCAACATAAGATCTCCTCTCAGCAAGTAGAAGAAATGGTAGAAGTGCCCTTTTCTTCTAGCAAAATTAATGATTAA
- the lpdA gene encoding dihydrolipoyl dehydrogenase translates to MAEFDYDLIIVGAGVGGHGAALHAVKQGLKTAIIEAKDMGGTCVNRGCVPSKALLAASGRVRELQDTNHLQSLGVNVGNVSFDHSAIAQHAQSLVEKIRGDMSNSLNRLKVDTINGWGKVVAPQKVSVLTEEGEKTITGRDIMLSPGSTPFVPPGIQLDGKTVYTSDDALKLSWIPDWIAIIGSGYIGLEFSDIYSALGSEITMIEALDKLMPGFDRDIAKIAERVLIKPRDIETYSGVLAKSVKPGSPVVIELADAKTKEITEVLEVDAALVATGRVPATKNIGLETIGVETDRRGYIPVNDNLQVVSNGEPVPNLWAIGDATGKMMLAHAASAQGISAVENICGNHHQVNYRAIPAAAFTHPEISYVGLTEDAAKELGKEEGFPVKSVRTYFKANSKALAEGEEDGVAKIIYRQDTGELLGAHIIGMHASDLIQEAANAIASGEPVQNLAFNVHTHPTLSEVLDEAFKRAEVKS, encoded by the coding sequence GTGGCGGAATTTGATTATGATCTCATCATAGTGGGTGCAGGTGTTGGTGGACATGGGGCAGCCCTTCATGCTGTAAAACAAGGACTGAAAACTGCAATTATTGAAGCCAAAGACATGGGAGGGACTTGTGTTAACCGCGGATGTGTTCCTTCTAAAGCCCTCCTCGCGGCTTCTGGGCGAGTGCGAGAATTACAAGATACCAACCATCTTCAAAGTTTGGGGGTGAATGTGGGAAATGTGAGTTTTGACCATAGCGCGATCGCGCAACACGCCCAAAGTTTGGTAGAAAAAATTCGGGGCGACATGAGTAACAGTCTCAATCGCTTAAAAGTAGATACCATTAACGGTTGGGGAAAAGTGGTTGCGCCACAAAAGGTAAGTGTCCTCACTGAAGAAGGCGAAAAAACCATCACTGGACGGGATATTATGCTTTCTCCCGGTTCCACTCCTTTTGTTCCCCCTGGCATTCAACTTGATGGAAAAACCGTTTACACTAGCGATGATGCCCTGAAATTAAGTTGGATTCCAGACTGGATTGCAATCATTGGTAGCGGTTATATTGGCTTAGAATTTTCTGATATTTACTCAGCACTCGGATCTGAGATTACGATGATCGAGGCGCTAGATAAATTAATGCCAGGTTTTGATCGCGATATTGCCAAAATTGCCGAACGCGTTTTAATTAAACCCCGTGATATTGAAACCTATTCAGGAGTCTTAGCAAAAAGTGTTAAGCCTGGTTCTCCTGTGGTCATTGAACTAGCTGATGCTAAAACTAAAGAAATTACAGAGGTGTTAGAAGTAGATGCAGCCTTAGTTGCAACAGGTCGTGTTCCTGCCACCAAAAATATTGGACTGGAAACCATTGGCGTAGAAACTGATCGCCGCGGTTATATCCCTGTTAATGATAACCTACAAGTTGTTTCCAATGGTGAACCTGTTCCCAACTTATGGGCAATTGGAGATGCTACGGGCAAAATGATGTTAGCCCATGCTGCCTCTGCACAGGGCATTTCTGCAGTGGAAAACATTTGTGGTAATCATCATCAAGTTAACTATCGCGCAATTCCTGCTGCTGCCTTTACCCATCCTGAAATTAGTTATGTCGGTTTAACCGAAGATGCAGCGAAAGAATTAGGAAAAGAAGAAGGTTTCCCTGTAAAATCAGTTCGTACCTACTTTAAAGCCAACTCCAAAGCTTTAGCAGAAGGAGAAGAAGATGGGGTAGCAAAAATTATTTATCGCCAAGACACAGGGGAATTATTAGGAGCACATATTATTGGAATGCACGCTTCAGATTTAATTCAAGAAGCCGCTAATGCCATTGCTTCAGGAGAACCTGTACAAAATTTAGCCTTTAATGTTCATACTCATCCGACACTTTCAGAAGTGTTAGATGAAGCATTTAAACGTGCTGAAGTAAAAAGTTAA
- a CDS encoding carotenoid oxygenase family protein, with translation MSQNAWFKALKTPPQEFPLTPISVVSGSIPQALRGTLYRNGPACLQRGGQQVGHWFDGDGAILAVHFTSEGAKAVYRYVQTEGYQAEVKANEYLFPNYGMTVPGPFWKNWGKDVKNSANTSVLALEDKLLALWEGGLPHGLDLNTLDTFGTDQLESLSLGSPFSAHPKVDPETGEIYNFGAIPGTKVTLQVYKSQPNGKVIDTASIELDGLSVIHDFVLAGRYLVFLVPPVRVQLLPVLFGFKSFSDAMQWKPQLGTEIIVLDRATLSVVSRTKTDPWYQWHFANGYEEEDGTVVAEFARYADFTTNQYLKEIPTGSPSVSANANLWQLRLDPKTGKILDSQPLVERHCEFPVVDASRVGKYHKDTYFSIMREGVDPQNELLGAIARYHHPTSTLTIADAGENRYPSEPIFVPNPENSDTGWLLTVVYDGNEHQSQVWIYQSDQLEQEPICRLQLPQVIPHSFHGNWKPSSNKK, from the coding sequence ATGTCGCAAAACGCTTGGTTTAAAGCTCTAAAAACCCCACCGCAAGAATTTCCGCTCACCCCTATATCAGTTGTTTCAGGTAGCATTCCCCAGGCTTTACGGGGCACTCTCTATCGTAATGGTCCAGCTTGTTTGCAGCGAGGAGGGCAACAAGTGGGACATTGGTTTGATGGAGATGGGGCAATATTAGCCGTCCATTTTACCTCTGAAGGAGCAAAAGCTGTTTACCGCTACGTGCAAACAGAAGGCTACCAGGCAGAAGTGAAGGCAAATGAGTATCTATTCCCCAACTATGGGATGACGGTTCCTGGCCCTTTCTGGAAAAATTGGGGTAAAGACGTTAAAAACAGTGCCAATACTTCAGTTTTGGCCTTAGAAGATAAGCTGTTAGCCTTATGGGAAGGGGGACTCCCTCATGGGCTTGATCTCAACACTTTAGACACCTTTGGCACAGATCAATTGGAAAGTTTATCTTTAGGGTCTCCTTTTTCTGCCCATCCCAAAGTTGATCCTGAAACAGGGGAAATTTATAACTTTGGCGCAATTCCGGGAACTAAAGTCACCCTACAAGTGTATAAAAGCCAGCCTAATGGGAAAGTCATAGATACAGCTTCCATTGAACTTGATGGCTTATCCGTGATTCATGATTTTGTCTTAGCAGGGCGTTATTTGGTGTTTTTAGTGCCACCAGTACGAGTGCAGTTATTACCAGTCTTATTTGGTTTCAAAAGTTTTAGTGATGCGATGCAATGGAAGCCACAATTAGGAACAGAAATCATTGTTCTCGATCGCGCCACTCTCTCTGTTGTTAGTCGTACTAAAACCGATCCTTGGTATCAATGGCATTTTGCTAATGGCTATGAAGAGGAAGATGGAACTGTTGTCGCTGAATTTGCTCGTTATGCTGACTTTACCACCAATCAATACTTAAAAGAAATTCCCACGGGAAGTCCCAGTGTTAGTGCCAATGCTAATCTTTGGCAACTCAGATTGGATCCCAAAACAGGAAAAATTCTAGACAGCCAGCCTCTTGTAGAAAGACATTGTGAGTTTCCAGTGGTGGATGCAAGCCGAGTGGGAAAATATCATAAAGATACCTATTTTTCCATTATGCGAGAGGGGGTTGATCCTCAGAATGAATTATTGGGCGCGATCGCGCGTTATCATCATCCCACAAGCACGTTAACAATTGCTGATGCTGGAGAAAACCGTTATCCAAGCGAACCCATTTTTGTTCCTAATCCTGAAAATTCTGACACAGGTTGGCTATTAACTGTCGTTTATGATGGCAATGAACATCAAAGCCAAGTTTGGATTTATCAATCTGATCAACTCGAACAAGAACCCATTTGCCGCTTACAATTACCGCAAGTAATTCCTCATAGCTTTCATGGAAATTGGAAACCATCATCAAATAAAAAATAA
- a CDS encoding lipoate--protein ligase family protein yields the protein MITTKPYKKNLDNPKTWRYLPMIPASGEIQMAIDSWLLQQVQQGIHPPTLRFYTWQPPAISLGYHQKRFPDHWQNLVQEGTLELVRRPTGGRAVLHQGDLTYAVVISGATGKRLQIYEEVCQFLIVGWQQLGISLHYGKEGRGYRDVANCFETATGADLVTSYGEKLIGSAQLRRGETLLQHGSMQLNPDPCLFQKVFNQLPTSTHLSVSHQEIIKKLKTAAIKCFQINLVTQPLQRSEWQEILEAVSE from the coding sequence ATGATAACGACGAAGCCTTACAAGAAGAATTTGGACAATCCTAAAACGTGGCGATATCTCCCTATGATCCCAGCATCAGGGGAGATACAAATGGCAATTGATTCTTGGTTATTACAGCAGGTTCAACAAGGAATTCATCCTCCTACTCTCCGCTTTTATACTTGGCAACCGCCTGCGATTTCCTTGGGGTATCACCAAAAGCGATTTCCTGATCATTGGCAGAATCTGGTTCAGGAGGGAACTTTAGAGTTAGTTCGTCGTCCTACTGGCGGAAGGGCTGTTCTTCATCAAGGGGATTTAACTTATGCAGTGGTCATTTCTGGGGCAACTGGAAAACGCCTTCAGATTTATGAGGAAGTTTGTCAATTTTTAATTGTGGGCTGGCAACAACTAGGCATTTCTCTACACTATGGAAAAGAAGGGCGAGGTTATCGAGATGTTGCCAACTGTTTTGAAACTGCAACAGGTGCTGATTTAGTCACCTCCTATGGAGAAAAATTGATTGGTAGCGCACAACTACGACGAGGAGAAACCCTCTTGCAACATGGATCAATGCAATTAAATCCTGATCCATGTCTTTTTCAAAAGGTCTTTAATCAATTGCCAACTTCAACTCATTTGAGTGTATCTCATCAAGAAATTATTAAAAAATTAAAAACCGCAGCTATAAAATGTTTTCAAATTAATTTAGTAACTCAACCTTTGCAAAGGAGTGAATGGCAAGAAATTCTGGAAGCAGTTTCTGAATGA
- a CDS encoding RNA-guided endonuclease InsQ/TnpB family protein: MLNLTYNYKIKPTKEQIEKIEHNLKVCRSVWNYALAERKLWYNSRSCPINSCSITSEYIVPPFEYPNYHIQSSNLTKAKKTYPFLKSGNAQAMQQTLRKLDRAFNDMKSQGKGFPRFKKKMKSFNLVSNKIEVEGNQIKRPLLKQVRFVKSREIPEGFQIKQVQVIKKASGYYVNLALELDVDVPTPPPHGHAVGLDVGIKSLLATSDGLTIKRPQFLDRVLRKIGLLQRKLRNKKKGSGKYLKLQKRIAKLHEKVANQRKDYHFKLAHQLCADTGMLFVEDINFTAWSKGMFSKQSLDMGLGQFITILEDVCSQTDIYFAKVDKDYTSQVCPNCGVHTGKKDLNQRLHVCPECGYQQDRDVAAAEVVLKRGLTAVGAPVVKQPSHGKGLWAEFSSALYKPRRSVGGNYGCLDKSLYGNLPL; encoded by the coding sequence ATGCTGAATTTAACGTACAACTACAAAATTAAACCAACGAAAGAACAAATTGAAAAGATTGAACACAATCTCAAGGTTTGTCGTTCGGTTTGGAATTATGCCTTGGCTGAAAGAAAGCTCTGGTATAACTCTCGTAGTTGTCCGATTAATTCATGCTCGATCACCTCGGAATATATTGTACCTCCTTTTGAATATCCCAATTACCACATTCAATCCTCTAACCTAACCAAAGCTAAAAAAACTTATCCCTTTCTTAAGTCTGGGAATGCTCAGGCTATGCAACAAACTTTGAGGAAACTTGACCGAGCCTTTAACGACATGAAGTCTCAAGGCAAAGGGTTTCCTCGGTTTAAGAAGAAGATGAAGTCTTTTAATCTCGTTAGTAACAAAATTGAAGTCGAAGGTAATCAGATTAAAAGGCCCTTACTGAAACAAGTAAGGTTCGTTAAATCACGGGAGATTCCAGAAGGATTCCAAATTAAACAAGTCCAAGTCATTAAGAAAGCGTCTGGCTACTACGTTAACTTAGCTTTGGAATTAGATGTGGATGTCCCAACACCACCACCTCATGGTCATGCAGTGGGGTTAGATGTTGGAATTAAAAGTCTGCTAGCTACCTCTGACGGTTTAACCATAAAAAGACCACAGTTTCTTGATCGCGTTCTGCGCAAGATTGGATTACTGCAAAGAAAACTACGCAACAAGAAAAAAGGGTCTGGAAAGTATCTCAAGCTACAAAAGAGGATAGCTAAGTTACACGAAAAAGTAGCTAATCAACGCAAAGATTACCACTTCAAGCTTGCTCATCAACTCTGCGCTGACACTGGAATGCTCTTCGTTGAAGACATCAACTTCACAGCTTGGAGTAAGGGAATGTTCTCTAAGCAATCCCTGGATATGGGCTTAGGTCAGTTCATAACTATTTTGGAAGATGTCTGTTCTCAAACAGATATCTATTTTGCCAAAGTGGATAAGGATTACACCTCTCAAGTTTGTCCTAATTGTGGAGTTCATACTGGGAAAAAGGACTTAAACCAACGTCTTCATGTTTGTCCAGAGTGTGGATATCAGCAAGACAGGGATGTAGCAGCAGCAGAAGTGGTGTTAAAGCGAGGATTAACTGCGGTCGGTGCGCCCGTGGTGAAACAGCCCAGTCACGGCAAGGGGCTGTGGGCGGAATTCAGTTCCGCCCTTTATAAGCCCCGTCGGTCTGTCGGGGGCAACTACGGTTGCCTAGATAAGAGTCTATATGGGAATCTCCCGTTATAA